One part of the Malus sylvestris chromosome 2, drMalSylv7.2, whole genome shotgun sequence genome encodes these proteins:
- the LOC126613891 gene encoding uncharacterized protein LOC126613891, which yields MTFLRKNSLTSGIVLEDFDNVFTNKFYHSHLDEFGVFIFQLFFQIRTQKPCLAIKSTSFFCRRENEHKRKWPVLRTQGKTSSKRLKTLKSRRRFSPRASYPRDHTMVTSMSAAAHWLLLH from the exons atgacttttctgagaAAG AACTCTCTGACCTCTGGAATTGTGTTAGAAGATTTTGATAATGTCTTCACCAACAAGTTCTACCACAGTCACCTTGatgaatttggggttttcatattTCAACTTTTCTTTCAAATCCGAACTCAGAAACCATGCTTGGCCATAAAATCGACAAGTTTCTTTTGCAGA AGAGAAAATGAGCATAAACGGAAGTGGCCAGTGCTCAGAACCCAAGGGAAAACAAGTAGCAAACGACTGAAAACCCTCAAGTCTAGAAGAAG ATTTAGTCCAAGAGCCAGTTACCCTCGGGACCATACCATGGTCACTTCTATGTCTGCTGCTGCCCACTGGTTGTTGTTACACTGA
- the LOC126613887 gene encoding uncharacterized protein LOC126613887, translated as MSSSRRVYKQLQEQQQRLLAQQAELANLEEGGGGDEAFFMEEDEDDHHRRLKASHSRRVMEAVGQIAKPRRVANLDRKREKRGLIPEQKITASLRMLAYGASADQVDEIARMGKTTVLESLMRFCSAIEAIYTKEYLRTPTSRDMRRLLRKGEMRGFPGMIGSIDCMHWTWKNCPSAWQGAYGDRKGAKSIILEAVASFDTWIWHAFFGVPGAQNDLNVLAQSPVFDELLQGNSPRCTYWVNGTQYEGSYYLADGIYPRWSTFVKTVPHPQTEKEKHFAKCQEGCRKDVERCFGILQARWAIVRAAARMFDVEALRSIMMTCIILHNMIVEDEYDYDVVDEYEPDPMNNSRTRIYCAHDGTEDPVQHEPLERDGRYNELIVQRYTNVQEPYWHVTRQNDLIEHQWGLHGGEDN; from the exons atgtcttcttcaagaaggGTGTATAAGCAGTTGCAAGAGCAACAACAaaggttgttggcacaacaggcagaattggccaatctcgaggaaggtggaggtggagatgaggctttcttcatggaggaggatgaggatgatcaccatagaaggctgaaggcctcacattcccgccgtgtcatggaagccgtgggtcagatagccaaaccaagacgtgttgcaaacctcgatagaaaaagggaaaaacgag gtcttattcccgagcaaaaaattacggcatccttgcgaatgcttgcatatggagcatctgcagatcaagtggatgagatcgcgaggatgggaaaaacaactgttctggagtccctgatgcggttttgctctgcaattgaagccatctacaccaaagagtacctccggacacccacgtcaagggacatgcgaaggcttctgaggaagggtgagatgcgaggcttccctggcatgattggaagcatcgactgcatgcactggacttggaaaaactgtccaagtgcgtggCAAGGAGCATATGGCGACAGAAAAGGAGCCAAAAgcatcattttggaagcggtggcttcatttgatacatggatttggcatgctttttttggtgttccaggagctcaaaatgacctaaatgtccttgcccaatccccagtgttcgacgaactgctgcaaggaaactcgccgagatgcacatattgggttaatggtacccaatacgagggatcatactaccttgcagatggtatttacccaaggtggtcaacatttgtcaaaacagtgccacatccacagactgaaaaggaaaaacactttgcaaaatgtcaagaagggtgtaggaaggatgtcgagcgttgttttggtatcctgcaagctcgttgggcgattgtcagggctgcagctagaatgtttgatgtcgaggctcttcgatccatcatgatgacgtgtattattctccataacatgattgttgaagatgagtatgattatgatgtcgtcgatgaatatgagccagatccgatgaacaactcaagaacacgtatttattgtgctcatgatgGGACCGAAGATCCAGTGCAACACGAGCCGTTGGAACgtgatggacgttacaatgaattgatcgttcAGCGGTACACTAATgtgcaagagccatactggcatgtaacccgccagaatgacttgattgagcaccagtgggGATTGCATGGAGGCGAAGATAATTAG
- the LOC126613890 gene encoding uncharacterized protein LOC126613890 isoform X2, with protein sequence MGEPFVACPPPCNVIQIPNPEFIQSQDQEQIPPPPNEDELAIPGRLHWHWFDEEEEHLMGGEDLPGVSYVLEDSYEAQMAAREKTSKIMAQRLARTSPEDKENWDYCSHDPAFVYMICGICSRRGHWGNTCPYQYYVPRNAAVGPGGRLVCRCCEKEGGHSDPDDDEWIGVAFVNDCGTCGAVGKHRSEDCPKKEGTGKIDRKTALRKKKQTSVPRKKKHG encoded by the exons ATGGGCGAACCATTCGTCGCATGCCCACCACCATGTAACGTAATCCAGATCCCGAATCCAGAATTCATCCAGAGCCAGGATCAGGAGCAGATCCCGCCTCCACCGAATGAAGACGAGCTGGCGATTCCGGGCAGACTCCATTGGCACTGGTTcgacgaagaagaagagcatCTAATGGGTGGCGAAGATCTGCCCGGGGTGTCTTACGTCCTCGAGGATAGCTATGAAGCCCAAATGGCTG CTAGAGAGAAGACGAGTAAGATAATGGCGCAAAGATTGGCACGAACATCTCCCGAAGATAAAGAAAACTGGGATTATT GCTCTCATGATCCTGCCTTTGTTTACATGATATGTGGTATTTGTTCAAGACGGGGTCACTGGGGTAACACCTGCCCATACCAGTACTATGTCCCAAGGAACGCAGCAGTTGGCCCTGGCGGTAGACTAGTCTGCAGGTGTTGTGAGAAAGAGGGTGGACACTCGGACCCTGATGACGATGAATGGATCGGAGTTGCTTTTGTGAATGATTGTGGGACTTGTGGTGCTGTTGGCAAGCACCGGTCTGAAGACTGCCCCAAGAAAGAGGGAACAGGGAAAATCGACCGGAAGACTGCCCTGAGAAAGAAGAAACAAACTTCCGTCCCAAGAAAGAAGAAACATGGATAA
- the LOC126603232 gene encoding uncharacterized protein LOC126603232 codes for MSSWKLIEDVTLCECWVHTTHDPITGNEMDKREMWSKITKAFCDVHGENARTSQGLQGRWKKLNASFTCWKNAISHASGNLRSGTSLADQTLQAQAFYNSKNGNKSFNRLECWQIVKDCPKYKIVATGPEVVMHGMGLHSSPEPDMAEQEADTFQDTEGTAEQVPETQPTRQSLRPLGKKASKKKGSSSKNDYTKYMEELARQGELNLAREKARDEEKVAAMAAILAATEARDAAAERQREVVNRENELVREALHQENELFREERMAQRCHA; via the exons atgtcttcgtggaagcttattgaagatgttacgttgtgtgaatgttgggttcacactactcatgatccgattacgggtaatgagatggataagcgagagatgtggagtaaaattacgaaagcgttTTGTGATGTACATGGAGAAAACGccagaactagtcaaggtcttcaaggtcgttggaaaaaactcaacgcatcatttacttgttggaaaaacgccatctctcatgcttccggtaacctccgtagtgggacaagtttagcggatcag acactacaagctcaagcattctacaattcaaagaacgggaacaaatcattcaatagattggaatgttggcaaattgtcaaagattgccctaaatacaaaattgtggcaactggtccagaagttgtcatgcacggtATGGGTCTACATAGTTCTCCAGAACCAGACATGGCCGAACAAGAAGCCGACACATTTCAAGACACGGAAGGGACGGCTGAACAAGTGCCCGAGACCCAACCGACTCGTCAGTCCCTAAGGCCTCTAGGTAAAAAGGcgtcaaagaaaaaaggtagttcttccaaaaatgactacactaaatatatggaggaacttgctcgccaaggtgaactaAACTTGGCACGagaaaaggctagagatgaggaaaaagttgcTGCTATGGCAGCAATATTAGCAGCTACTGAGGCCCGTGATGCGGCGGCTGAAAGACAAAGAGAAGTAGTTAATCGAGAGAACGAGCTGGTTAGAGAAGCACTTCATCAAGAAAATGAATTGTTTCGAGaagaaaggatggctcaa AGATGCCATGcgtag
- the LOC126613890 gene encoding uncharacterized protein LOC126613890 isoform X1: MGEPFVACPPPCNVIQIPNPEFIQSQDQEQIPPPPNEDELAIPGRLHWHWFDEEEEHLMGGEDLPGVSYVLEDSYEAQMAAREKTSKIMAQRLARTSPEDKENWDYLVSRVSWKPKHGQWLCLVKVLPNCLYCRICCTVGHKTQDCPDNDGSHDPAFVYMICGICSRRGHWGNTCPYQYYVPRNAAVGPGGRLVCRCCEKEGGHSDPDDDEWIGVAFVNDCGTCGAVGKHRSEDCPKKEGTGKIDRKTALRKKKQTSVPRKKKHG; this comes from the exons ATGGGCGAACCATTCGTCGCATGCCCACCACCATGTAACGTAATCCAGATCCCGAATCCAGAATTCATCCAGAGCCAGGATCAGGAGCAGATCCCGCCTCCACCGAATGAAGACGAGCTGGCGATTCCGGGCAGACTCCATTGGCACTGGTTcgacgaagaagaagagcatCTAATGGGTGGCGAAGATCTGCCCGGGGTGTCTTACGTCCTCGAGGATAGCTATGAAGCCCAAATGGCTG CTAGAGAGAAGACGAGTAAGATAATGGCGCAAAGATTGGCACGAACATCTCCCGAAGATAAAGAAAACTGGGATTATT TGGTCAGTCGAGTCAGTTGGAAGCCAAAACATGGACAATGGCTTTGTCTCGTCAAAGTGCTGCCCAATTGTTTGTATTGTAGAATTTGTTGTACTGTTGGCCACAAGACTCAGGACTGCCCAGATAATGATg GCTCTCATGATCCTGCCTTTGTTTACATGATATGTGGTATTTGTTCAAGACGGGGTCACTGGGGTAACACCTGCCCATACCAGTACTATGTCCCAAGGAACGCAGCAGTTGGCCCTGGCGGTAGACTAGTCTGCAGGTGTTGTGAGAAAGAGGGTGGACACTCGGACCCTGATGACGATGAATGGATCGGAGTTGCTTTTGTGAATGATTGTGGGACTTGTGGTGCTGTTGGCAAGCACCGGTCTGAAGACTGCCCCAAGAAAGAGGGAACAGGGAAAATCGACCGGAAGACTGCCCTGAGAAAGAAGAAACAAACTTCCGTCCCAAGAAAGAAGAAACATGGATAA